A genomic stretch from Cyprinus carpio isolate SPL01 chromosome A12, ASM1834038v1, whole genome shotgun sequence includes:
- the LOC109105106 gene encoding SUN domain-containing protein 1-like isoform X6, translating to MSRRSLRLHTSLSHYGDDSLLDPSLHHSASFSCDKTLKSRRAHHSFSGTTPIVQTPRSASTSVLQAHNSTLNSCAPSDASLLSSLLDESSIQESTLVDSFWGLDEDCDIKDQTIIAHYSTVEAKTQTSTAQNGYICKDCSITSPSKNNSSLHNATGHQVSFTQTPSTTSFPNTTLYCRDKNRRYKPGVMGMLSEACLHNRRRIAAFVLYICTLLMQVALLKGLLLSVLHWCVRVCKGITRFIVTVLRKTLRSVQQKRATNGCASGGIIQKIPGFRRLEIEVAITDITVRKPGNEKYYSSMSVKEVVLQKERPKISSVLWRTTSGSFLWLVDFISKCLPMLSKVLFLVPLLLFLALCYWGPSGLLAMLPSTNVMVWNDASYVTPSTSSMLDSEDGQTPPDTNTQRPSVLSSSSVEAERLMRLEDNLSQLWDRVAGGLLRQEEQHTEVLSLYNTLRSELHSHTDRESLGQWIGDLLEERFSLLKGQVQKDAKDTQQHQEKHAEERQSENTRLAEAEALLQTLARKTEELQRKQERAFRKIPEAEAPATDPDPHSEEAESSSSEVLLAEVRRLEETLERIRDDVQGLMGCRDKCEQLDSLSDSVSEQVEKEIRSLFYGSDREEELELPKSLLQWLSDHFVSTTEMQASLSTLENSILGNLSLQVEEGQSPSKETITQTVRQATGEAGLSEEHVQLIVNNAMKLYSEDRTGLVDYALESGGGSIISTRCSESFDTKTALLSLFGFPLWYFSQSARVVIQPDVHPGNCWAFKGSQGYLVIGLSMKILPTAFSLDHVPKSLSPTGNISSAPREFSVYGLDDEQQEEGQLLGQYVYNEDGDALQTFLVSRSREVFRSLR from the exons GACACTGAAGAGCAGAAGAGCTCATCACTCTTTTTCAGGGACAACACCAATTGTTCAAACTCCGAGGTCTGCCTCGACGTCAGTCCTACAGGCCCATAACAGCACCCTGAACAGCTGTGCGCCCAGCGATGCCTCTCTGCTGTCCTCTCTTCTAGATGAGTCCTCCATACAGGAAAGCACCCTAGTTGACAGCTTCTGGG gttTGGATGAAGATTGTGATATTAAGG ACCAGACTATAATTGCGCACTACAGCACAGTGGAGGCCAAAACACAGACCTCTACAGCACAAAATGGTTACATCTGCAAAGACTGCTCCATCACCTCTCCCTCCAAGAACAACAGTTCCCTTCATAATGCTACAGGGCATCAGGTGTCTTTTACACAGACACCCAGCACAACCTCCTTTCCAAACACTACATTATACTGCAGGGACAAGAATCGCAGATATAAGCCAG GTGTGATGGGGATGTTGTCTGAGGCGTGCCTTCATAACAGAAGGAGAATTGCTGCATTTGTATTGTACATATGCACTCTACTGATGCAGGTGGCTCTTCTCAAAG GCCTGCTGTTATCAGTGTTGCACTggtgtgtgcgagtgtgtaagGGAATCACTCGCTTCATAGTCACTGTGCTGAGGAAGACACTGCGGTCTGTGCAGCAGAAGAGAGCCACCAATGGCTGTGCTAGCGGAG GCATCATACAAAAGATACCTGGTTTTCGTCGTCTTGAAATTGAAGTTGCAATAACGGATATAACTGTTCGTAAACCAG GCAATGAGAAATACTACAGCAGTATGAGTGTTAAAGAGGTAGTGCTGCAAAAGGAACGACCGAAGATTAGCAGCGTACTGT GGAGGACAACCTCAGGAAGCTTCTTGTGGCTTGTCGATTTCATTTCAAA GTGTCTCCCTATGCTTTCGAAAGTCCTATTTCTTGTACCTTTGCTTCTGTTTCTTG CTCTGTGCTACTGGGGGCCATCTGGACTGTTAGCCATGCTGCCTTCTACTAATGTGATGGTGTGGAATGATGCCTCCTATGTCACCCCTTCAACCAGCTCCATGCTCGACTCGGAGGACGGACAAACGCCCCCTGACACAAACACTCAG AGGCCCTCAGTTCTGTCGTCTTCATCAGTAGAGGCAGAGAGGTTGATGCGTTTAGAAGACAACTTGTCTCAGCTGTGGGATCGAGTAGCGGGGGGTTTGCTCAGGCAGGAGGAGCAGCACACTGAAGTGCTCAGTCTGTATAACACGCTGCGCTCAGAGCTTCACagtcacacagacagagagagtctGGGCCAGTGGATTGGAGACCTGCTGGAGGAGAGATTCAGCCTGCTGAAAGGCCAGGTCCAGAAAGACGCCAAGGACACGCAACAG CATCAGGAAAAGCATGCAGAAGAGCGTCAGTCAGAGAATACTCGACTCGCTGAAGCTGAGGCTCTGCTTCAGACTTTAGCACGCAAAACTGAG GAGTTGCAAAGAAAACAAGAGCGTGCTTTTAGAAAGATTCCTGAGGCTGAGGCGCCTGCCACTGATCCTGATCCACACAG TGAGGAGGCTGAGAGCAGTTCCAGTGAGGTTTTGCTGGCAGAGGTGAGGCGACTAGAGGAGACTTTGGAGCGCATCAGAGATGATGTGCAGGGACTGATGGGATGCAGAGACAAGTGTGAGCAGCTGGACTCCCTTTCAGACTCC GTATCCGAGCAGGTGGAGAAGGAAATCAGATCTCTGTTTTATGGCAGTGACAGAGAGGAAGAGCTGGAGCTTCCTAAATCTCTCCTGCAGTGGCTCTCTGATCACTTTGTGAGCACCACTGAAATGCAGGCCTCGCTTAGCACTTTAGAGAACAGCATTCTGGGTAACCTGTCCCTTCAGGTAGAGGAGGGCCAGTCACCTTCTAAAGAGACAATCACCCAAACTGTACGACAAGCCACAGGGGAGGCAGGCCTCTCTGAGGAA CATGTACAGTTGATTGTCAACAATGCAATGAAGCTTTATTCTGAAGACCGCACTGGTCTGGTGGACTATGCATTGGAATCTGGAG GAGGCAGCATTATAAGCACACGCTGTTCAGAGTCCTTTGACACCAAAACAGCACTGCTGAGTCTGTTTGGCTTCCCGCTGTGGTACTTCTCCCAGTCAGCACGtgtagtcatacag CCAGACGTGCATCCTGGGAACTGCTGGGCGTTTAAAGGATCACAAGGTTATCTGGTGATCGGGTTATCCATGAAGATTTTGCCTACAGCCTTTTCTCTGGATCATGTGCCGAAATCCCTGTCGCCCACTGGCAACATCAGCAGCGCCCCACGAGAGTTCAGTGTATAT GGTCTTGATGATGAGCAGCAGGAAGAGGGGCAGTTACTCGGACAGTATGTTTATAATGAAGATGGAGATGCTCTTCAGACCTTCTTAGTGTCT AGGTCTCGAGAGGTTTTCAGATCATTGAGATGA
- the LOC109105106 gene encoding SUN domain-containing protein 1-like isoform X3 — MSRRSLRLHTSLSHYGDDSLLDPSLHHSASFSCDKTLKSRRAHHSFSGTTPIVQTPRSASTSVLQAHNSTLNSCAPSDASLLSSLLDESSIQESTLVDSFWGLDEDCDIKDQTIIAHYSTVEAKTQTSTAQNGYICKDCSITSPSKNNSSLHNATGHQVSFTQTPSTTSFPNTTLYCRDKNRRYKPGVMGMLSEACLHNRRRIAAFVLYICTLLMQVALLKGLLLSVLHWCVRVCKGITRFIVTVLRKTLRSVQQKRATNGCASGGIIQKIPGFRRLEIEVAITDITVRKPGNEKYYSSMSVKEVVLQKERPKISSVLWRTTSGSFLWLVDFISKCLPMLSKVLFLVPLLLFLALCYWGPSGLLAMLPSTNVMVWNDASYVTPSTSSMLDSEDGQTPPDTNTQRPSVLSSSSVEAERLMRLEDNLSQLWDRVAGGLLRQEEQHTEVLSLYNTLRSELHSHTDRESLGQWIGDLLEERFSLLKGQVQKDAKDTQQHQEKHAEERQSENTRLAEAEALLQTLARKTEELQRKQERAFRKIPEAEAPATDPDPHSEEAESSSSEVLLAEVRRLEETLERIRDDVQGLMGCRDKCEQLDSLSDSVSEQVEKEIRSLFYGSDREEELELPKSLLQWLSDHFVSTTEMQASLSTLENSILGNLSLQVEEGQSPSKETITQTVRQATGEAGLSEEHVQLIVNNAMKLYSEDRTGLVDYALESGGGSIISTRCSESFDTKTALLSLFGFPLWYFSQSARVVIQPDVHPGNCWAFKGSQGYLVIGLSMKILPTAFSLDHVPKSLSPTGNISSAPREFSVYGLDDEQQEEGQLLGQYVYNEDGDALQTFLVSEEVSRGFQIIEMRVLSNWGHPEYTCVYRFRVHGKLVDE; from the exons GACACTGAAGAGCAGAAGAGCTCATCACTCTTTTTCAGGGACAACACCAATTGTTCAAACTCCGAGGTCTGCCTCGACGTCAGTCCTACAGGCCCATAACAGCACCCTGAACAGCTGTGCGCCCAGCGATGCCTCTCTGCTGTCCTCTCTTCTAGATGAGTCCTCCATACAGGAAAGCACCCTAGTTGACAGCTTCTGGG gttTGGATGAAGATTGTGATATTAAGG ACCAGACTATAATTGCGCACTACAGCACAGTGGAGGCCAAAACACAGACCTCTACAGCACAAAATGGTTACATCTGCAAAGACTGCTCCATCACCTCTCCCTCCAAGAACAACAGTTCCCTTCATAATGCTACAGGGCATCAGGTGTCTTTTACACAGACACCCAGCACAACCTCCTTTCCAAACACTACATTATACTGCAGGGACAAGAATCGCAGATATAAGCCAG GTGTGATGGGGATGTTGTCTGAGGCGTGCCTTCATAACAGAAGGAGAATTGCTGCATTTGTATTGTACATATGCACTCTACTGATGCAGGTGGCTCTTCTCAAAG GCCTGCTGTTATCAGTGTTGCACTggtgtgtgcgagtgtgtaagGGAATCACTCGCTTCATAGTCACTGTGCTGAGGAAGACACTGCGGTCTGTGCAGCAGAAGAGAGCCACCAATGGCTGTGCTAGCGGAG GCATCATACAAAAGATACCTGGTTTTCGTCGTCTTGAAATTGAAGTTGCAATAACGGATATAACTGTTCGTAAACCAG GCAATGAGAAATACTACAGCAGTATGAGTGTTAAAGAGGTAGTGCTGCAAAAGGAACGACCGAAGATTAGCAGCGTACTGT GGAGGACAACCTCAGGAAGCTTCTTGTGGCTTGTCGATTTCATTTCAAA GTGTCTCCCTATGCTTTCGAAAGTCCTATTTCTTGTACCTTTGCTTCTGTTTCTTG CTCTGTGCTACTGGGGGCCATCTGGACTGTTAGCCATGCTGCCTTCTACTAATGTGATGGTGTGGAATGATGCCTCCTATGTCACCCCTTCAACCAGCTCCATGCTCGACTCGGAGGACGGACAAACGCCCCCTGACACAAACACTCAG AGGCCCTCAGTTCTGTCGTCTTCATCAGTAGAGGCAGAGAGGTTGATGCGTTTAGAAGACAACTTGTCTCAGCTGTGGGATCGAGTAGCGGGGGGTTTGCTCAGGCAGGAGGAGCAGCACACTGAAGTGCTCAGTCTGTATAACACGCTGCGCTCAGAGCTTCACagtcacacagacagagagagtctGGGCCAGTGGATTGGAGACCTGCTGGAGGAGAGATTCAGCCTGCTGAAAGGCCAGGTCCAGAAAGACGCCAAGGACACGCAACAG CATCAGGAAAAGCATGCAGAAGAGCGTCAGTCAGAGAATACTCGACTCGCTGAAGCTGAGGCTCTGCTTCAGACTTTAGCACGCAAAACTGAG GAGTTGCAAAGAAAACAAGAGCGTGCTTTTAGAAAGATTCCTGAGGCTGAGGCGCCTGCCACTGATCCTGATCCACACAG TGAGGAGGCTGAGAGCAGTTCCAGTGAGGTTTTGCTGGCAGAGGTGAGGCGACTAGAGGAGACTTTGGAGCGCATCAGAGATGATGTGCAGGGACTGATGGGATGCAGAGACAAGTGTGAGCAGCTGGACTCCCTTTCAGACTCC GTATCCGAGCAGGTGGAGAAGGAAATCAGATCTCTGTTTTATGGCAGTGACAGAGAGGAAGAGCTGGAGCTTCCTAAATCTCTCCTGCAGTGGCTCTCTGATCACTTTGTGAGCACCACTGAAATGCAGGCCTCGCTTAGCACTTTAGAGAACAGCATTCTGGGTAACCTGTCCCTTCAGGTAGAGGAGGGCCAGTCACCTTCTAAAGAGACAATCACCCAAACTGTACGACAAGCCACAGGGGAGGCAGGCCTCTCTGAGGAA CATGTACAGTTGATTGTCAACAATGCAATGAAGCTTTATTCTGAAGACCGCACTGGTCTGGTGGACTATGCATTGGAATCTGGAG GAGGCAGCATTATAAGCACACGCTGTTCAGAGTCCTTTGACACCAAAACAGCACTGCTGAGTCTGTTTGGCTTCCCGCTGTGGTACTTCTCCCAGTCAGCACGtgtagtcatacag CCAGACGTGCATCCTGGGAACTGCTGGGCGTTTAAAGGATCACAAGGTTATCTGGTGATCGGGTTATCCATGAAGATTTTGCCTACAGCCTTTTCTCTGGATCATGTGCCGAAATCCCTGTCGCCCACTGGCAACATCAGCAGCGCCCCACGAGAGTTCAGTGTATAT GGTCTTGATGATGAGCAGCAGGAAGAGGGGCAGTTACTCGGACAGTATGTTTATAATGAAGATGGAGATGCTCTTCAGACCTTCTTAGTGTCTG AAGAGGTCTCGAGAGGTTTTCAGATCATTGAGATGAGAGTGCTGTCTAACTGGGGCCATCCTGAATACACCTGTGTGTACCGTTTCCGGGTTCACGGGAAGCTTGTTGATGAATGA
- the LOC109105106 gene encoding SUN domain-containing protein 1-like isoform X4 → MSRRSLRLHTSLSHYGDDSLLDPSLHHSASFSCDKTLKSRRAHHSFSGTTPIVQTPRSASTSVLQAHNSTLNSCAPSDASLLSSLLDESSIQESTLVDSFWDQTIIAHYSTVEAKTQTSTAQNGYICKDCSITSPSKNNSSLHNATGHQVSFTQTPSTTSFPNTTLYCRDKNRRYKPGVMGMLSEACLHNRRRIAAFVLYICTLLMQVALLKGLLLSVLHWCVRVCKGITRFIVTVLRKTLRSVQQKRATNGCASGGIIQKIPGFRRLEIEVAITDITVRKPGNEKYYSSMSVKEVVLQKERPKISSVLWRTTSGSFLWLVDFISKCLPMLSKVLFLVPLLLFLALCYWGPSGLLAMLPSTNVMVWNDASYVTPSTSSMLDSEDGQTPPDTNTQRPSVLSSSSVEAERLMRLEDNLSQLWDRVAGGLLRQEEQHTEVLSLYNTLRSELHSHTDRESLGQWIGDLLEERFSLLKGQVQKDAKDTQQHQEKHAEERQSENTRLAEAEALLQTLARKTEELQRKQERAFRKIPEAEAPATDPDPHSEEAESSSSEVLLAEVRRLEETLERIRDDVQGLMGCRDKCEQLDSLSDSVSEQVEKEIRSLFYGSDREEELELPKSLLQWLSDHFVSTTEMQASLSTLENSILGNLSLQVEEGQSPSKETITQTVRQATGEAGLSEEHVQLIVNNAMKLYSEDRTGLVDYALESGGGSIISTRCSESFDTKTALLSLFGFPLWYFSQSARVVIQPDVHPGNCWAFKGSQGYLVIGLSMKILPTAFSLDHVPKSLSPTGNISSAPREFSVYGLDDEQQEEGQLLGQYVYNEDGDALQTFLVSEEVSRGFQIIEMRVLSNWGHPEYTCVYRFRVHGKLVDE, encoded by the exons GACACTGAAGAGCAGAAGAGCTCATCACTCTTTTTCAGGGACAACACCAATTGTTCAAACTCCGAGGTCTGCCTCGACGTCAGTCCTACAGGCCCATAACAGCACCCTGAACAGCTGTGCGCCCAGCGATGCCTCTCTGCTGTCCTCTCTTCTAGATGAGTCCTCCATACAGGAAAGCACCCTAGTTGACAGCTTCTGGG ACCAGACTATAATTGCGCACTACAGCACAGTGGAGGCCAAAACACAGACCTCTACAGCACAAAATGGTTACATCTGCAAAGACTGCTCCATCACCTCTCCCTCCAAGAACAACAGTTCCCTTCATAATGCTACAGGGCATCAGGTGTCTTTTACACAGACACCCAGCACAACCTCCTTTCCAAACACTACATTATACTGCAGGGACAAGAATCGCAGATATAAGCCAG GTGTGATGGGGATGTTGTCTGAGGCGTGCCTTCATAACAGAAGGAGAATTGCTGCATTTGTATTGTACATATGCACTCTACTGATGCAGGTGGCTCTTCTCAAAG GCCTGCTGTTATCAGTGTTGCACTggtgtgtgcgagtgtgtaagGGAATCACTCGCTTCATAGTCACTGTGCTGAGGAAGACACTGCGGTCTGTGCAGCAGAAGAGAGCCACCAATGGCTGTGCTAGCGGAG GCATCATACAAAAGATACCTGGTTTTCGTCGTCTTGAAATTGAAGTTGCAATAACGGATATAACTGTTCGTAAACCAG GCAATGAGAAATACTACAGCAGTATGAGTGTTAAAGAGGTAGTGCTGCAAAAGGAACGACCGAAGATTAGCAGCGTACTGT GGAGGACAACCTCAGGAAGCTTCTTGTGGCTTGTCGATTTCATTTCAAA GTGTCTCCCTATGCTTTCGAAAGTCCTATTTCTTGTACCTTTGCTTCTGTTTCTTG CTCTGTGCTACTGGGGGCCATCTGGACTGTTAGCCATGCTGCCTTCTACTAATGTGATGGTGTGGAATGATGCCTCCTATGTCACCCCTTCAACCAGCTCCATGCTCGACTCGGAGGACGGACAAACGCCCCCTGACACAAACACTCAG AGGCCCTCAGTTCTGTCGTCTTCATCAGTAGAGGCAGAGAGGTTGATGCGTTTAGAAGACAACTTGTCTCAGCTGTGGGATCGAGTAGCGGGGGGTTTGCTCAGGCAGGAGGAGCAGCACACTGAAGTGCTCAGTCTGTATAACACGCTGCGCTCAGAGCTTCACagtcacacagacagagagagtctGGGCCAGTGGATTGGAGACCTGCTGGAGGAGAGATTCAGCCTGCTGAAAGGCCAGGTCCAGAAAGACGCCAAGGACACGCAACAG CATCAGGAAAAGCATGCAGAAGAGCGTCAGTCAGAGAATACTCGACTCGCTGAAGCTGAGGCTCTGCTTCAGACTTTAGCACGCAAAACTGAG GAGTTGCAAAGAAAACAAGAGCGTGCTTTTAGAAAGATTCCTGAGGCTGAGGCGCCTGCCACTGATCCTGATCCACACAG TGAGGAGGCTGAGAGCAGTTCCAGTGAGGTTTTGCTGGCAGAGGTGAGGCGACTAGAGGAGACTTTGGAGCGCATCAGAGATGATGTGCAGGGACTGATGGGATGCAGAGACAAGTGTGAGCAGCTGGACTCCCTTTCAGACTCC GTATCCGAGCAGGTGGAGAAGGAAATCAGATCTCTGTTTTATGGCAGTGACAGAGAGGAAGAGCTGGAGCTTCCTAAATCTCTCCTGCAGTGGCTCTCTGATCACTTTGTGAGCACCACTGAAATGCAGGCCTCGCTTAGCACTTTAGAGAACAGCATTCTGGGTAACCTGTCCCTTCAGGTAGAGGAGGGCCAGTCACCTTCTAAAGAGACAATCACCCAAACTGTACGACAAGCCACAGGGGAGGCAGGCCTCTCTGAGGAA CATGTACAGTTGATTGTCAACAATGCAATGAAGCTTTATTCTGAAGACCGCACTGGTCTGGTGGACTATGCATTGGAATCTGGAG GAGGCAGCATTATAAGCACACGCTGTTCAGAGTCCTTTGACACCAAAACAGCACTGCTGAGTCTGTTTGGCTTCCCGCTGTGGTACTTCTCCCAGTCAGCACGtgtagtcatacag CCAGACGTGCATCCTGGGAACTGCTGGGCGTTTAAAGGATCACAAGGTTATCTGGTGATCGGGTTATCCATGAAGATTTTGCCTACAGCCTTTTCTCTGGATCATGTGCCGAAATCCCTGTCGCCCACTGGCAACATCAGCAGCGCCCCACGAGAGTTCAGTGTATAT GGTCTTGATGATGAGCAGCAGGAAGAGGGGCAGTTACTCGGACAGTATGTTTATAATGAAGATGGAGATGCTCTTCAGACCTTCTTAGTGTCT GAAGAGGTCTCGAGAGGTTTTCAGATCATTGAGATGAGAGTGCTGTCTAACTGGGGCCATCCTGAATACACCTGTGTGTACCGTTTCCGGGTTCACGGGAAGCTTGTTGATGAATGA
- the LOC109105106 gene encoding SUN domain-containing protein 1-like isoform X1, producing MSRRSLRLHTSLSHYGDDSLLDPSLHHSASFSCDKTLKSRRAHHSFSGTTPIVQTPRSASTSVLQAHNSTLNSCAPSDASLLSSLLDESSIQESTLVDSFWGLDEDCDIKDQTIIAHYSTVEAKTQTSTAQNGYICKDCSITSPSKNNSSLHNATGHQVSFTQTPSTTSFPNTTLYCRDKNRRYKPGVMGMLSEACLHNRRRIAAFVLYICTLLMQVALLKGLLLSVLHWCVRVCKGITRFIVTVLRKTLRSVQQKRATNGCASGGIIQKIPGFRRLEIEVAITDITVRKPGNEKYYSSMSVKEVVLQKERPKISSVLWRTTSGSFLWLVDFISKCLPMLSKVLFLVPLLLFLALCYWGPSGLLAMLPSTNVMVWNDASYVTPSTSSMLDSEDGQTPPDTNTQRPSVLSSSSVEAERLMRLEDNLSQLWDRVAGGLLRQEEQHTEVLSLYNTLRSELHSHTDRESLGQWIGDLLEERFSLLKGQVQKDAKDTQQHQEKHAEERQSENTRLAEAEALLQTLARKTEELQRKQERAFRKIPEAEAPATDPDPHSEEAESSSSEVLLAEVRRLEETLERIRDDVQGLMGCRDKCEQLDSLSDSVSEQVEKEIRSLFYGSDREEELELPKSLLQWLSDHFVSTTEMQASLSTLENSILGNLSLQVEEGQSPSKETITQTVRQATGEAGLSEEHVQLIVNNAMKLYSEDRTGLVDYALESGGGSIISTRCSESFDTKTALLSLFGFPLWYFSQSARVVIQPDVHPGNCWAFKGSQGYLVIGLSMKILPTAFSLDHVPKSLSPTGNISSAPREFSVYGLDDEQQEEGQLLGQYVYNEDGDALQTFLVSEEVSRGFQIIEMRVLSNWGHPEYTCVYRFRVHGKLVDE from the exons GACACTGAAGAGCAGAAGAGCTCATCACTCTTTTTCAGGGACAACACCAATTGTTCAAACTCCGAGGTCTGCCTCGACGTCAGTCCTACAGGCCCATAACAGCACCCTGAACAGCTGTGCGCCCAGCGATGCCTCTCTGCTGTCCTCTCTTCTAGATGAGTCCTCCATACAGGAAAGCACCCTAGTTGACAGCTTCTGGG gttTGGATGAAGATTGTGATATTAAGG ACCAGACTATAATTGCGCACTACAGCACAGTGGAGGCCAAAACACAGACCTCTACAGCACAAAATGGTTACATCTGCAAAGACTGCTCCATCACCTCTCCCTCCAAGAACAACAGTTCCCTTCATAATGCTACAGGGCATCAGGTGTCTTTTACACAGACACCCAGCACAACCTCCTTTCCAAACACTACATTATACTGCAGGGACAAGAATCGCAGATATAAGCCAG GTGTGATGGGGATGTTGTCTGAGGCGTGCCTTCATAACAGAAGGAGAATTGCTGCATTTGTATTGTACATATGCACTCTACTGATGCAGGTGGCTCTTCTCAAAG GCCTGCTGTTATCAGTGTTGCACTggtgtgtgcgagtgtgtaagGGAATCACTCGCTTCATAGTCACTGTGCTGAGGAAGACACTGCGGTCTGTGCAGCAGAAGAGAGCCACCAATGGCTGTGCTAGCGGAG GCATCATACAAAAGATACCTGGTTTTCGTCGTCTTGAAATTGAAGTTGCAATAACGGATATAACTGTTCGTAAACCAG GCAATGAGAAATACTACAGCAGTATGAGTGTTAAAGAGGTAGTGCTGCAAAAGGAACGACCGAAGATTAGCAGCGTACTGT GGAGGACAACCTCAGGAAGCTTCTTGTGGCTTGTCGATTTCATTTCAAA GTGTCTCCCTATGCTTTCGAAAGTCCTATTTCTTGTACCTTTGCTTCTGTTTCTTG CTCTGTGCTACTGGGGGCCATCTGGACTGTTAGCCATGCTGCCTTCTACTAATGTGATGGTGTGGAATGATGCCTCCTATGTCACCCCTTCAACCAGCTCCATGCTCGACTCGGAGGACGGACAAACGCCCCCTGACACAAACACTCAG AGGCCCTCAGTTCTGTCGTCTTCATCAGTAGAGGCAGAGAGGTTGATGCGTTTAGAAGACAACTTGTCTCAGCTGTGGGATCGAGTAGCGGGGGGTTTGCTCAGGCAGGAGGAGCAGCACACTGAAGTGCTCAGTCTGTATAACACGCTGCGCTCAGAGCTTCACagtcacacagacagagagagtctGGGCCAGTGGATTGGAGACCTGCTGGAGGAGAGATTCAGCCTGCTGAAAGGCCAGGTCCAGAAAGACGCCAAGGACACGCAACAG CATCAGGAAAAGCATGCAGAAGAGCGTCAGTCAGAGAATACTCGACTCGCTGAAGCTGAGGCTCTGCTTCAGACTTTAGCACGCAAAACTGAG GAGTTGCAAAGAAAACAAGAGCGTGCTTTTAGAAAGATTCCTGAGGCTGAGGCGCCTGCCACTGATCCTGATCCACACAG TGAGGAGGCTGAGAGCAGTTCCAGTGAGGTTTTGCTGGCAGAGGTGAGGCGACTAGAGGAGACTTTGGAGCGCATCAGAGATGATGTGCAGGGACTGATGGGATGCAGAGACAAGTGTGAGCAGCTGGACTCCCTTTCAGACTCC GTATCCGAGCAGGTGGAGAAGGAAATCAGATCTCTGTTTTATGGCAGTGACAGAGAGGAAGAGCTGGAGCTTCCTAAATCTCTCCTGCAGTGGCTCTCTGATCACTTTGTGAGCACCACTGAAATGCAGGCCTCGCTTAGCACTTTAGAGAACAGCATTCTGGGTAACCTGTCCCTTCAGGTAGAGGAGGGCCAGTCACCTTCTAAAGAGACAATCACCCAAACTGTACGACAAGCCACAGGGGAGGCAGGCCTCTCTGAGGAA CATGTACAGTTGATTGTCAACAATGCAATGAAGCTTTATTCTGAAGACCGCACTGGTCTGGTGGACTATGCATTGGAATCTGGAG GAGGCAGCATTATAAGCACACGCTGTTCAGAGTCCTTTGACACCAAAACAGCACTGCTGAGTCTGTTTGGCTTCCCGCTGTGGTACTTCTCCCAGTCAGCACGtgtagtcatacag CCAGACGTGCATCCTGGGAACTGCTGGGCGTTTAAAGGATCACAAGGTTATCTGGTGATCGGGTTATCCATGAAGATTTTGCCTACAGCCTTTTCTCTGGATCATGTGCCGAAATCCCTGTCGCCCACTGGCAACATCAGCAGCGCCCCACGAGAGTTCAGTGTATAT GGTCTTGATGATGAGCAGCAGGAAGAGGGGCAGTTACTCGGACAGTATGTTTATAATGAAGATGGAGATGCTCTTCAGACCTTCTTAGTGTCT GAAGAGGTCTCGAGAGGTTTTCAGATCATTGAGATGAGAGTGCTGTCTAACTGGGGCCATCCTGAATACACCTGTGTGTACCGTTTCCGGGTTCACGGGAAGCTTGTTGATGAATGA